One region of Priestia megaterium genomic DNA includes:
- a CDS encoding glycosyltransferase family 4 protein: MLYLTLFICFITSILITPLVKKLAFKIGATDKPNQRKVHQKIMPRLGGLAIFFSFLIGYLVLQPDSKYALPILIGSIIIIITGVLDDMIELSAKIKLGGQLVATLIVVVYGGVQIDFINLPFGGKLEFGMLSIPITVLWIVGITNAINLIDGLDGLAAGVSSIVLITISGMAIMMGNVFVTSMGFIVLGSTLGFLFYNFHPAKIFMGDTGALFLGYMISVLSLLGFKNVAVISFIVPVIILGVPISDTFFAIIRRIVKNQPLSAPDKSHLHHCLLRLGYSHRQTVLIIYGMSAIFGLAAVIFSKVQTMWGSFLVLAILLVAIEIIVEKIGLVDKTYRPILNMVRGLRLKN; encoded by the coding sequence ATGCTATATTTGACCTTGTTTATTTGTTTTATTACATCTATTCTGATCACTCCGCTGGTTAAGAAGCTGGCGTTTAAAATAGGTGCAACGGATAAACCAAATCAACGAAAAGTTCATCAAAAAATTATGCCTCGCCTTGGAGGTTTGGCGATATTTTTTAGTTTTCTTATTGGATACCTCGTTTTACAGCCTGACAGTAAATATGCGCTGCCGATTTTAATCGGAAGCATCATTATCATCATTACCGGTGTCTTAGATGATATGATTGAGCTATCCGCTAAAATCAAATTAGGCGGTCAGCTAGTAGCGACATTAATTGTTGTTGTATACGGTGGAGTCCAAATTGACTTCATTAACTTGCCGTTTGGCGGAAAATTAGAATTCGGAATGTTAAGTATTCCAATTACGGTATTATGGATTGTAGGAATTACCAATGCTATTAATTTAATTGATGGATTGGATGGATTAGCTGCCGGCGTTTCCTCTATTGTATTGATTACCATCTCTGGTATGGCTATTATGATGGGTAATGTGTTTGTGACAAGCATGGGTTTCATCGTATTGGGAAGTACGCTCGGATTTTTGTTTTACAACTTTCACCCCGCTAAGATTTTCATGGGCGATACAGGAGCACTATTTTTAGGCTATATGATTTCTGTATTGTCTCTGTTAGGATTTAAAAATGTAGCGGTTATTTCCTTCATTGTTCCAGTTATTATTTTAGGGGTACCAATTTCAGATACGTTCTTTGCTATTATTCGCCGAATCGTAAAAAATCAACCGTTATCGGCTCCTGATAAATCTCATTTGCATCATTGCTTGTTGCGCTTAGGGTACAGCCATAGACAAACGGTTTTAATTATTTATGGAATGAGTGCGATATTTGGTTTAGCGGCAGTTATCTTTTCAAAGGTACAAACAATGTGGGGGTCTTTTCTTGTACTAGCTATCCTCCTTGTGGCGATTGAAATTATCGTTGAAAAAATAGGATTAGTTGATAAGACATATAGGCCAATTCTTAA
- a CDS encoding NfeD family protein: MFGLSVQTVYLYGLIICGSLTFLYILFSDLLDGLSEAIPFFNPTLLFSFLTFFSASGYLFTYTSLQNYWIISISALIALLLVILLNVFVLIPLSSAEESLAFTEDSLKGRLGTIITSVPADGYGEVFIEGVSGTISKPAASFKNTAIPLGSKVLVVDIQRGNALVVIYEEVMTNHSL; this comes from the coding sequence ATGTTCGGTCTATCTGTTCAAACAGTGTATTTGTATGGATTAATTATCTGCGGAAGTCTCACCTTCTTATACATTTTATTTAGCGATTTGTTAGATGGATTATCCGAAGCGATACCTTTTTTTAACCCCACTCTTCTTTTTTCTTTTTTAACATTCTTTAGTGCCAGTGGATATTTGTTCACCTATACGTCATTGCAAAATTATTGGATTATTTCGATTTCCGCTCTTATTGCCCTTCTACTCGTTATTTTGCTCAACGTTTTCGTATTGATTCCTTTATCATCGGCTGAAGAGTCTCTTGCTTTTACTGAAGATTCGTTAAAAGGAAGACTTGGTACCATTATTACTTCCGTTCCTGCAGATGGTTATGGAGAAGTATTTATCGAAGGGGTTAGCGGCACGATCTCCAAACCCGCTGCCAGCTTTAAAAACACTGCTATACCTTTAGGCAGCAAAGTGCTTGTGGTAGATATACAAAGGGGCAACGCACTCGTTGTGATTTACGAAGAAGTTATGACCAATCACTCATTATAA